The Chryseobacterium glaciei DNA window TTTGCAGATGCTTCGGAAACTAATGAACTTCCACCTGTAAAATAGGCAATAACAGCATCTAAAATCAATTCAAAGGCAACTCCCCCTATGAAGTAAGCCCAGAAATACTCATTGTAATTAGAAATTTTTTTACTCAAGCCAGAAATAAAAGTAGAAATGTCTTTCCAAATTTTATCATCAGTAAAGAGCTTTTTAATTCCGTTAAGGAATTCTTTTGCATTTTTATCAAATAAATCTACAAAATCTTCTATAAACTCCAGTTTCTCTTGGTGTTTTGCTAACTCCAAAGCACTCATTTTCTCTAACTCAAAAATAGGAAGTTTGTCGACTATCATTGCTAATAGCATAATAATCAATTGTACCAAAGAGATAAGCCCGTTGAGTATCCCACAAAGAAAAGCATTGATTTTTGCAGTTTCTCGGTTCAATTTTTCACTAATTATGCTTCCTATGTTTGAAACAATATTTAAAATTTCTTTAAATAATATTTTTAATTTATTGTAAATATTTTTTATGCTGTCGGGCATATTTTCTTCTATAAAATTTTTCACAAGGAATGTGACAGCAAACAAAATATCATCGGTAATAGTAGGAGTTGCTGCAACAATGTTGAAAACAGCAGCAGTGGAAATTTCATCAAATGATGCTACAAACCCCGTGAGTTTCTGTAATCCAGCTTCTGCAATATTCTGAGTATTATCAGACATATTTTTATACTCGTTGCAAGGAAACGGAACAGGGATAATAGGTTTATATTTTACTTCCTGTTTGGGAAAACCATTTGCACCAGCTATATTTTGGAAATTATTATACATCGGCTCTGTATAAAACTTAGTATAATCATAGTTTTCTTCTGTAAATTTCCATTTCTCAGTGGCTTCGATGCCTCCTCTTAACCAATCTGCCAATTGATTATTTAATGAAGATACTTTTTTAAAAGCTTCATTGATTTTACTTTTTTCAAGTATTTCTAAATAAATAGCACCTTTAAGTAAGGTGTCATCAATTCCATAATCTTTAGCAATTAATCTTATAAGACCGTTAAAATCTGATACACTGCCATCTATTGTGTTGCCATCGTAGTTAATTGTCTTTCCCTTACTGTTATAGTGATTTATTAATCTTTGCCTTGCATAATCTCCCATTTTTACTCGACAAGCTGTCCCAAAAAAATTGCTGGTATTCTTGGATGTCTCTTCATAATAAATAGTAAAATAATCGGATTCTATTTTATCTTTCTCGTATCTGTCAAAAACTTCTATTCCACTTTTACAGAAAATAGCCTGATGATGAACTATACTGTATTTTTCTGATTTTGGATAACTATCTTTTAACTCTGGAGGAACTATAAAAGTTTCGTAAAAAATACTGTTTTCGCCTAAAGGACTTTCGAGTTCCCGGCTCAATACATACTGTAATCTTTGTGTCATAACATTTGGTTTTAAAAGTATTATAAACCAAAAGTAGATATGGGTAACGACAAAAGTTGGCGTATTAAAATAAAAAAACCGCTACAAATTTTGTAACGGTTTAGTATTTAGATTTATTGTTTCTTAGCAATACTCGTCATAAGCAGCTTGAAGGTTCGCTGCAATAGCTCCTGCAGGGTTTCCTTCAATGTGGTGTCTTTCTAACATGTGAACCAATTCTCCGTCCTTGAAAAGAGCCACACATGGTGAGCTTGGAGGGAATGGTGCCAAATGCTTTCTAGCTTCTGATACAGCTTCTGTATCGAAACCTGCAAAAACAGTCGTTAAATGATCTGGTTTTTTATCTCCTGTTAAAGAATATACAACTCCCGGTC harbors:
- a CDS encoding zincin-like metallopeptidase toxin domain-containing protein yields the protein MTQRLQYVLSRELESPLGENSIFYETFIVPPELKDSYPKSEKYSIVHHQAIFCKSGIEVFDRYEKDKIESDYFTIYYEETSKNTSNFFGTACRVKMGDYARQRLINHYNSKGKTINYDGNTIDGSVSDFNGLIRLIAKDYGIDDTLLKGAIYLEILEKSKINEAFKKVSSLNNQLADWLRGGIEATEKWKFTEENYDYTKFYTEPMYNNFQNIAGANGFPKQEVKYKPIIPVPFPCNEYKNMSDNTQNIAEAGLQKLTGFVASFDEISTAAVFNIVAATPTITDDILFAVTFLVKNFIEENMPDSIKNIYNKLKILFKEILNIVSNIGSIISEKLNRETAKINAFLCGILNGLISLVQLIIMLLAMIVDKLPIFELEKMSALELAKHQEKLEFIEDFVDLFDKNAKEFLNGIKKLFTDDKIWKDISTFISGLSKKISNYNEYFWAYFIGGVAFELILDAVIAYFTGGSSLVSEASAKISRLIAKAEQTGTKALNFSKNLGKKIANTAQDLYKWLEKEFLEMIEAIKNGKVAEWLKKKIDAIFGSGNRIQDEVVEDIEELFRKINDGFGFDGGRLLTIKELKKLRKLLKELYDVDLKIVDKDFGMKQKLKDWNARGVVGSFNSRLQTMFVRSEVSELTVFHEMVHMKTWKRLSPEEYAKLPLWEDETMVWDAIWKTKEKWTKIELVDSYEYMNKFREESGISKIFIDEMEELVKLRKLGILK
- a CDS encoding BrxA/BrxB family bacilliredoxin; translation: MYPTDLVMPMKAELTDKGFQDLATPTQVEEALKQSGTTLLVINSVCGCAAGAARPGVVYSLTGDKKPDHLTTVFAGFDTEAVSEARKHLAPFPPSSPCVALFKDGELVHMLERHHIEGNPAGAIAANLQAAYDEYC